One genomic region from Salvia hispanica cultivar TCC Black 2014 chromosome 2, UniMelb_Shisp_WGS_1.0, whole genome shotgun sequence encodes:
- the LOC125204563 gene encoding GDSL esterase/lipase At5g03810-like has protein sequence MVSRICIFFAGTISVVLSVVGGDPLVPALCIFGDSVVDVGNNNNLLTLIKADFLPYGRDYITHAPTGRFCNGKLAIDFIADYLGFSSYPPAYLSKEATGVLSGVNLASAASGYYETTAQLYRAVTLTQQLQNYKEWQSKVVKMVGKSKGDAIFSGGIHLLSAGSSDFIQNYYINPLLNTVYSPEQFSHLLLRSYSSFIQNLYKLGARRIGVTSLPPVGCLPAAITLFGGGSNECVARLNKDAVLFNQKLNSASENLKASLFGLKLVVFDIYQPLLDMITNPGDSGLFEARRACCGTGTVETSILCNSRSLGTCSNATGYVFWDGFHPSEAANEILAQALLQQGFELIS, from the exons atggTATCAagaatatgcatattttttgcTGGTACGATTTCAGTGGTGTTATCAGTTGTTGGTGGAGACCCTCTTGTTCCTGCGCTTTGCATCTTCGGTGATTCCGTGGTTGATGTGGGAAACAACAACAATCTTTTAACGTTGATCAAAGCAGACTTCCTTCCCTATGGGAGAGACTATATCACTCATGCCCCGACCGGAAGGTTCTGCAACGGAAAGCTCGCCATCGACTTCATCG CCGACTACCTCGGTTTCAGCTCGTATCCCCCGGCGTATCTCAGCAAAGAAGCCACCGGGGTCCTGAGCGGCGTCAACCTGGCGTCGGCTGCTTCCGGTTACTACGAAACAACAGCCCAACTATAT AGGGCTGTAACATTGACGCAGCAGCTGCAAAACTACAAGGAATGGCAGAGCAAGGTGGTGAAGATGGTGGGGAAGAGCAAAGGCGATGCCATATTCTCAGGAGGAATCCACCTGTTGAGCGCAGGCAGCAGTGATTTTATACAGAATTACTACATTAATCCTTTGCTCAACACCGTCTATTCTCCCGAACAATTCTCCCACCTTCTGCTGCGATCCTACTCTTCCTTCATACAG AATCTGTACAAACTCGGAGCGAGGAGAATCGGAGTGACAAGCCTACCGCCAGTGGGGTGCTTGCCCGCGGCAATAACGTTATTTGGAGGAGGGAGCAATGAGTGCGTGGCGAGGCTCAACAAGGACGCCGTATTGTTCAACCAGAAATTGAACTCCGCGTCTGAGAATCTAAAGGCCAGCTTGTTTGGCCTCAAACTCGTGGTCTTCGACATCTACCAGCCTCTGCTGGACATGATTACCAACCCCGGCGACAGCG GATTGTTTGAAGCGAGGAGAGCATGTTGTGGAACAGGGACAGTAGAAACATCGATTCTGTGCAATTCAAGATCGTTGGGAACGTGCTCCAACGCCACGGGGTATGTGTTCTGGGATGGATTTCACCCTTCCGAAGCTGCTAATGAGATATTGGCGCAGGCTCTTCTACAACAGGGATTTGAACTTATCTCTTAG
- the LOC125204128 gene encoding probable glycosyltransferase At5g03795: MEGCNSNSRMLSSTARLLGFMVPLLLVSVMVAVSNSNSNWIFASNYYPWTWTSSLSAARNSSAAAFDEAPGEALDLRRRVVGGGEEREEALSADYTLQRSAAAPPLGVLVAEAEPPSDETKVELIITPKQSNVSTLFNDTRALPLTPKISKRFTNFQVLEAKLQKARAAIRNAKNGNTSSDPDYVPSGPVYWNPSSFHRSYLEMEKLFKVFIYKEGEQPIFHNGPCGSIYSMEGNFIYKLETSSFRTQNPDKASVYFLPFSVVSMVHFIYDRGAPDHWLPLKQTVKDYVDLVAGRYPYWNRSLGSDHFMLSCHDWGPELSKSVPELFKNSIRALCNANVSEGFQPSKDVSIPEINLPGGRTNGLIGGPSPSRRPILAFFAGGLHGPIRPILLEHWENKDPEIEVHQYLPKGVSYSAMMRKSKFCICPSGYEVASPRMVEALYTGCVPVLVKDGYVPPFSDVLNWKAFSVEVSVKEIPNLKRILAGISTRQYIRMQRRGVAARRHFEVNLPPKRYDVFHMTLHSIWLRRMNIRLNGVEDS; the protein is encoded by the exons ATGGAGGGGTGCAATTCAAATTCAAGGATGTTGTCGTCGACGGCGAGGCTGCTGGGGTTTATGGTGCCGTTGCTGCTGGTTTCGGTGATGGTGGCGGTTTCCAATTCTAATTCCAATTGGATATTCGCCTCCAATTACTACCCGTGGACTTGGACCTCGTCTCTCTCCGCCGCCCGGAattcctccgccgccgccttcGACGAGGCACCGGGGGAGGCTTTGGACTTGAGGCGGAGAGTGGTCGGCGGCGGGGAGGAGAGGGAGGAGGCGCTCTCCGCTGATTACACTCTCCAGCGCTCCGCTGCCGCTCCGCCGCTTGGTGTTCTAGTTGCAGAGGCCGAGCCGCCG AGCGATGAGACCAAAGTGGAATTAATAATAACACCGAAACAGTCGAATGTCTCTACTCTATTCAACGATACTCGTGCTCTTCCCTTGACCCCTAAAATAAGCAAAAGGTTTACCAACTTTCAAGTACTGGAGGCCAAACTTCAGAAAGCTCGAGCTGCAATTAGAAAtgcaaaaaatggaaatacatCGTCCGATCCTGACTATGTCCCTTCGGGTCCCGTTTACTGGAATCCCTCATCTTTTCACAG GAGCTACCTTGAGATGGAAAAGCTCTTCAAAGTGTTCATCTATAAAGAAGGGGAACAACCTATCTTTCACAATGGCCCTTGTGGAAGCATCTATTCAATGGAGGGAAATTTCATTTACAAGCTAGAAACGTCAAGCTTTCGGACGCAAAATCCCGACAAAGCTAGCGTTTACTTCCTTCCCTTTAGTGTGGTGTCAATGGTTCACTTCATCTATGACAGAGGCGCTCCTGATCATTGGCTGCCTTTGAAACAAACTGTGAAGGACTACGTCGATCTTGTAGCTGGACGATACCCGTATTGGAATCGCAGCCTCGGATCCGACCACTTCATGCTCTCTTGCCATGATTGG GGGCCTGAACTTTCAAAGTCGGTACCAGAATTATTCAAGAACTCCATACGAGCTTTATGCAACGCAAACGTATCCGAAGGGTTCCAACCATCAAAAGACGTGTCGATCCCAGAGATCAACCTGCCCGGCGGCCGGACAAATGGACTAATTGGTGGGCCATCGCCTTCTAGAAGGCCGATCCTTGCCTTCTTTGCAGGAGGGCTCCACGGCCCCATTAGGCCGATCCTCCTCGAGCACTGGGAGAACAAAGATCCCGAGATTGAAGTCCACCAGTATCTCCCCAAAGGCGTCTCGTATTCAGCAATGATGCGAAAGAGCAAGTTCTGCATCTGCCCCAGCGGGTACGAGGTTGCAAGCCCACGGATGGTGGAGGCGCTGTACACGGGGTGCGTGCCCGTCCTCGTGAAGGACGGGTACGTGCCCCCTTTCAGCGACGTTCTCAACTGGAAAGCGTTCTCGGTTGAAGTCTCGGTGAAGGAGATCCCGAACCTCAAGAGGATCCTCGCAGGGATCTCGACGAGGCAGTATATAAGGATGCAGAGGCGCGGGGTGGCAGCGCGGCGGCATTTTGAGGTGAATTTGCCACCCAAAAGGTATGATGTGTTTCATATGACTCTGCATTCG